A window of the Euzebya pacifica genome harbors these coding sequences:
- a CDS encoding GNAT family N-acetyltransferase: MEFRPLTDDDLPMLHRWLNDPAVVRWWEDTDVSWLGVVRECGSTNTDPVEHWVAVHDGVDIGWIQTYAAADFDDEDETRHWFRLGVRRTAAGIDYLIGPSTGRHRGLGTLMINTFVTDIVFGRHPEWTEVCASPLTANVASWRALEKAGFTTRGTFFDEHGPARLMVRQRP; this comes from the coding sequence GTGGAGTTCCGGCCCCTCACCGACGACGACCTGCCGATGCTGCACCGCTGGCTGAACGACCCCGCGGTCGTCCGGTGGTGGGAGGACACCGACGTGTCGTGGCTCGGGGTGGTGCGCGAGTGCGGGTCCACCAACACCGATCCGGTCGAACACTGGGTCGCGGTCCACGACGGGGTCGACATCGGCTGGATCCAGACCTACGCCGCCGCAGACTTCGACGACGAGGACGAAACCAGGCACTGGTTCCGGCTCGGGGTCCGACGCACCGCCGCCGGCATCGACTACCTGATCGGCCCGTCCACCGGGCGCCACCGTGGCCTGGGCACGTTGATGATCAACACGTTCGTCACCGACATCGTGTTCGGCCGACACCCCGAGTGGACCGAAGTGTGCGCCTCGCCCCTGACCGCCAACGTCGCGTCCTGGCGGGCGCTGGAAAAAGCCGGTTTCACGACTCGCGGGACGTTCTTCGACGAACACGGACCCGCCCGACTGATGGTGCGCCAACGACCATGA
- a CDS encoding ABC transporter permease: protein MVGTLTDTLALTGRNLRKVRRVPEILFSVLVSPVVFVMLFAYVFGSSIEVPGGSYREYLIAGTFAMILSFNAVFTGIGLAEDMKSGIIARFRSLPMSRSAVVLARTASDVLYNVLSLLVMGTAGLLVGWRIHTDVGRAFGGFLLLLGFAYAISWIMAFVGLTASAPEVVNNASFMVIFPLSFLANTFTPTDGFPAPLRVFADHNPVSAVTQAARVLFGNIPPGTPEPTAWPLQHPVLYSVLWIVGLIAVFAPLAVRRYQRLT from the coding sequence ATGGTCGGCACCCTGACCGACACCCTGGCCCTGACCGGACGCAACCTGCGCAAGGTCCGCCGGGTGCCCGAGATCCTCTTCAGCGTCCTCGTCAGCCCGGTCGTCTTCGTGATGCTCTTCGCCTACGTGTTCGGCAGCTCCATCGAGGTACCCGGCGGGTCCTACCGCGAGTACCTCATCGCCGGCACGTTCGCGATGATCCTGTCCTTCAACGCGGTGTTCACCGGCATCGGGTTGGCCGAGGACATGAAGAGCGGCATCATCGCCCGCTTCCGCTCGCTGCCGATGTCCCGTTCGGCGGTGGTCCTCGCCCGGACCGCCAGCGACGTCCTCTACAACGTCCTGTCACTCCTCGTGATGGGGACCGCCGGCCTGCTCGTCGGCTGGCGTATCCACACCGACGTGGGGCGAGCGTTCGGCGGCTTCCTGCTCCTGCTCGGCTTCGCCTATGCGATCTCGTGGATCATGGCGTTCGTCGGGCTGACGGCCAGTGCCCCCGAGGTCGTCAACAACGCCTCGTTCATGGTCATCTTCCCGCTGAGCTTCCTCGCCAACACCTTCACGCCGACCGACGGCTTCCCCGCGCCGCTGCGGGTCTTCGCCGACCACAATCCGGTCTCGGCAGTCACCCAGGCGGCGAGGGTGCTGTTCGGCAACATCCCGCCGGGGACACCAGAACCCACGGCGTGGCCGCTCCAGCACCCCGTGCTCTACAGCGTGCTGTGGATCGTCGGACTGATCGCCGTCTTCGCCCCGCTCGCCGTCAGGCGCTACCAACGCCTGACGTGA
- a CDS encoding TetR/AcrR family transcriptional regulator C-terminal domain-containing protein: protein MTTTDGQLQEPAFRLPLTRQRVLVAAVRIADEEGLKALTMRRVASDLDVEAMSLYHHVDNKEALLDGICEVLVEEIIAEVGDADPPSDPDAWQAAMRDMIMTARRVMLAHPWAPSVFETRKSIGFSIIRYFERLLAVMRAGGFSYDLAHHAMHALGSRAIGFSGELFQPDDGQTDDESMAMLEGMRDQIPHMVTMLSGALHTDEAGQTIGFCDDQTEFEFGVDLLLDGLDRRRREQPDT, encoded by the coding sequence GTGACGACGACCGACGGACAGCTGCAGGAACCGGCCTTTCGGCTGCCGCTCACCCGGCAGCGTGTCCTCGTGGCTGCGGTCAGGATCGCCGACGAGGAGGGGCTGAAGGCGCTGACCATGCGTCGCGTGGCCAGCGACCTCGACGTCGAGGCCATGTCGCTGTACCACCACGTCGACAACAAGGAAGCGCTGCTCGACGGCATCTGTGAGGTCCTCGTCGAGGAGATCATCGCCGAGGTGGGCGACGCGGATCCGCCCTCGGACCCCGATGCCTGGCAGGCCGCAATGCGCGACATGATCATGACCGCGCGCCGCGTCATGCTCGCCCACCCCTGGGCGCCGTCGGTGTTCGAGACCCGCAAGTCGATCGGTTTTTCGATCATCCGGTACTTCGAGCGCCTCCTGGCCGTCATGCGGGCGGGCGGCTTCTCCTACGACCTGGCCCACCACGCGATGCACGCGCTGGGCAGCCGCGCCATCGGCTTCTCCGGCGAGCTGTTCCAGCCCGACGACGGCCAGACGGACGACGAGTCGATGGCCATGCTCGAGGGCATGCGCGACCAGATCCCCCACATGGTCACGATGCTCTCTGGCGCCCTCCACACCGACGAGGCCGGACAGACCATCGGCTTCTGCGACGACCAGACCGAGTTCGAGTTCGGCGTCGACCTGCTCCTGGACGGCCTCGACCGCCGCCGCCGCGAGCAGCCCGACACGTAG
- a CDS encoding DUF488 family protein, whose translation MRTLYTIGFTRSSAEHFFGRLRDAGVRRLLDVRLHNRSQLAGFSKAGDLEWFLAELLDVAYEHRLDLAPTAELLKDYQQKRVGPEEYAAAFRTLLVQRDVAGGDRTPFEGPTALLCSEADPDHCHRRVVAEHLAEAWGGLAVTHL comes from the coding sequence GTGAGGACGCTGTACACGATCGGGTTCACCCGTAGCTCGGCCGAGCACTTCTTCGGCCGGCTGCGCGATGCCGGCGTCCGTCGGCTGCTGGACGTCCGGCTGCACAACCGTTCGCAGCTGGCCGGGTTCAGCAAGGCCGGCGACCTGGAGTGGTTCCTGGCCGAGCTGCTCGACGTGGCCTACGAGCACCGGCTGGACCTCGCGCCGACCGCCGAGCTGCTGAAGGACTACCAGCAGAAGCGCGTCGGGCCGGAGGAGTACGCCGCGGCCTTCCGCACGCTGTTGGTCCAACGAGACGTGGCCGGCGGCGACCGGACACCGTTCGAGGGGCCGACGGCGCTGCTGTGCAGCGAGGCCGACCCCGACCACTGCCACCGACGTGTGGTCGCCGAGCACCTCGCCGAGGCCTGGGGCGGGCTGGCGGTCACCCACCTCTGA
- a CDS encoding RNA polymerase sigma factor translates to MPHSPTPRSTSAGLVAAAPAVDSSDGRRGTTEVDRRSAEEAFRTHVLPQIPVLFGIARRLTTSPQDAEDLVQDTLVKAFRAIGTFDGRYARSWLLTILRNTNTNRLRKRMPDLLEDEWTTLGRMPAAGADGRDGPAELVAEGLSGEAVVAALEALPMHHRAVVALVDIDGLSYREAADVLGVPVGTVMSRLHRARAKLRRHVRSPSSLLEERE, encoded by the coding sequence GTGCCCCACTCCCCGACCCCGCGCAGCACGAGCGCCGGTCTCGTCGCGGCCGCTCCGGCTGTCGACTCCAGCGACGGTAGGAGGGGGACGACCGAGGTCGACCGACGGTCTGCGGAGGAGGCGTTCCGCACGCATGTCCTTCCACAGATCCCGGTGCTCTTCGGCATCGCGCGCCGACTGACCACCAGCCCCCAGGACGCCGAGGACCTCGTGCAGGACACCCTCGTCAAGGCGTTCCGCGCCATCGGCACCTTCGACGGGCGATACGCACGGTCGTGGCTGCTGACCATCCTGCGCAACACCAACACCAACCGGCTGCGCAAGCGAATGCCCGACCTGCTGGAGGACGAGTGGACCACGCTTGGCCGCATGCCCGCCGCCGGCGCCGACGGCCGGGACGGGCCCGCCGAACTCGTCGCCGAGGGCCTGTCCGGTGAGGCGGTCGTGGCCGCCCTCGAAGCACTGCCAATGCACCACCGCGCCGTCGTCGCCCTCGTTGACATCGACGGTCTGAGCTATCGGGAAGCCGCAGACGTCCTGGGCGTTCCCGTCGGCACCGTCATGAGCCGACTGCACCGAGCACGCGCCAAGCTCCGCCGACACGTGCGCAGCCCGTCGAGCCTCCTGGAGGAACGAGAATGA
- a CDS encoding CBS domain-containing protein, translating into MQVQYFMTPDPKVVSPDETVDAAWDRMASIQAHHLPVVEDGVLIGIISDRDLRDDLDGLVRDVMTREPITVRPEDGLIEAGKVLLSNQINAVPVVDGNGILVGVLTTTNCLIAMIQLNHELELARS; encoded by the coding sequence ATGCAGGTGCAGTACTTCATGACTCCCGACCCGAAGGTCGTGTCCCCCGACGAGACGGTGGACGCGGCATGGGACCGCATGGCATCCATCCAGGCCCACCACCTCCCGGTGGTCGAGGACGGTGTCCTCATCGGCATCATCAGCGATCGCGACCTGCGCGACGACCTCGACGGGCTGGTCCGTGACGTGATGACGCGCGAGCCGATCACCGTTCGTCCCGAGGACGGCCTGATCGAAGCCGGCAAGGTGTTGTTGTCCAACCAGATCAACGCGGTACCGGTCGTCGACGGCAACGGCATCCTCGTCGGGGTCCTCACCACGACCAACTGCCTGATCGCCATGATCCAGCTGAACCACGAGCTGGAGCTGGCCCGCAGCTGA
- a CDS encoding DoxX family protein, translated as MSTIHAIHRSFGRASAAVPVVVRVVIGIIMATHGWQKLTQMGAANFGNGMLADLGVPLPGVMGHVVTWLELVGGIALVVGFLTRASAAVLAVVLAGATVLVKVDLGLIAGMGAPLPGAELDLALLVGLFVSVVMGPGRPSLDHLLGLEDTTTVVVDVSDRAATPVG; from the coding sequence GTGTCGACCATCCATGCCATCCACCGTTCGTTCGGCCGGGCGAGCGCAGCGGTTCCCGTCGTCGTCCGGGTGGTGATCGGCATCATCATGGCCACCCACGGGTGGCAGAAGCTGACGCAGATGGGAGCGGCGAACTTCGGCAACGGCATGCTCGCTGACCTCGGGGTTCCGCTGCCGGGTGTCATGGGCCATGTGGTGACGTGGCTGGAGCTCGTTGGTGGCATCGCCCTGGTGGTCGGGTTCCTCACCCGGGCGTCCGCGGCCGTGCTCGCCGTCGTGCTGGCCGGTGCGACCGTGCTGGTCAAGGTCGATCTCGGCCTGATCGCCGGTATGGGCGCCCCGCTGCCAGGCGCCGAGCTCGACTTGGCCCTCCTCGTCGGCTTGTTCGTGTCGGTCGTCATGGGGCCGGGCCGTCCGTCGCTGGATCACCTGCTCGGCCTCGAGGACACCACAACGGTGGTCGTCGACGTGTCGGACCGGGCAGCCACGCCGGTCGGCTGA
- a CDS encoding ATP-binding cassette domain-containing protein, with translation METLQRKSIHHSTITDIAIHAEGLVKEFAGVRALDGLDLDVPTGSVLGLLGPNGAGKTTAVSILTTLLRPDGGTASVAGHDVATQPERVRRLIGLSGQYAAVDENLTGVENLVLVGKLYRLGARRARQRANELLEQFSLVEPSTRLVGTYSGGMRRRLDLAGALVAEPPVLFLDEPTTGLDPRSRNELWAAIDDLVTRGTTVLLTTQYMEEAEQLADDIVVIDHGRRIAQGTADELKALVGGDRIEARLQDPLDAAAAERALIGLADGVIVVDGRLVTAPVLGGAETLGHAVVALAAGGVTVTEVGLRRPTLDDVFLTLTGQVS, from the coding sequence ATGGAAACCTTACAACGTAAATCCATCCACCATTCCACCATCACGGACATCGCCATCCACGCCGAAGGGCTGGTCAAGGAGTTCGCCGGCGTGCGTGCCCTCGACGGCCTCGACCTCGACGTGCCCACCGGTTCGGTGCTCGGCCTCCTCGGGCCCAACGGCGCCGGGAAGACCACGGCCGTGTCCATCCTCACCACCCTGCTGCGACCGGACGGTGGCACCGCCAGCGTGGCCGGCCACGACGTCGCAACCCAACCCGAACGGGTCCGGCGGCTGATCGGCCTGTCGGGGCAGTACGCCGCTGTCGACGAGAACCTCACCGGGGTCGAGAACCTCGTCCTGGTCGGCAAGCTCTACCGACTGGGTGCTCGACGTGCCCGCCAGCGCGCCAACGAGCTGCTCGAGCAGTTCTCGCTGGTCGAGCCCAGCACTCGCTTGGTCGGCACGTACTCCGGGGGCATGCGCCGCCGCCTCGACCTCGCAGGCGCGCTCGTCGCCGAGCCGCCCGTGCTGTTCCTCGACGAGCCCACCACCGGCTTGGACCCGCGCAGCCGCAACGAGCTGTGGGCGGCCATCGACGACCTCGTCACCCGCGGGACGACGGTCCTGCTGACCACCCAGTACATGGAGGAGGCCGAACAGCTCGCCGACGACATCGTTGTCATCGACCACGGTCGGCGCATCGCCCAGGGCACCGCCGACGAGCTCAAGGCGCTCGTGGGCGGCGACCGGATCGAGGCCCGGCTGCAGGACCCGCTGGATGCCGCTGCCGCCGAACGCGCCTTGATCGGCCTGGCCGACGGCGTCATTGTCGTCGATGGTCGGTTGGTGACTGCCCCCGTGCTCGGCGGAGCGGAAACGCTCGGCCACGCCGTTGTCGCCCTCGCCGCCGGAGGGGTCACCGTCACCGAGGTCGGGCTGCGCCGGCCCACGCTTGACGACGTGTTCCTCACCCTCACCGGGCAGGTGTCGTGA
- a CDS encoding MGMT family protein, whose amino-acid sequence MTPAPPGFHPHPDPTDLTPFQQAVVGVVTTLRKGEVATYAEVADDAGHPGAGQAVANVLRRVPDLPWWRVVPAGGRLYRTHAPTQAPLLRAEGVELTEDTTGRLHVDVG is encoded by the coding sequence GTGACGCCCGCGCCGCCCGGCTTCCACCCGCACCCCGACCCGACGGACCTGACCCCGTTCCAGCAGGCGGTCGTCGGCGTCGTCACCACGTTGCGGAAGGGTGAGGTCGCCACCTACGCCGAGGTCGCCGACGACGCCGGCCATCCCGGCGCGGGTCAGGCGGTGGCCAACGTGCTGCGGCGGGTCCCCGACCTCCCCTGGTGGCGGGTCGTGCCCGCCGGGGGGCGGCTGTACCGCACGCACGCGCCCACGCAGGCGCCCCTGCTCAGGGCCGAAGGCGTCGAGCTGACCGAGGACACGACCGGCCGGCTGCACGTCGACGTCGGCTGA
- a CDS encoding trypsin-like peptidase domain-containing protein: MSTLLDPDQQPSRPEARDADGGYPFSSHPGDRWEAQPVEQPVAQPTSPSAPAYGPPAGYPTAPTYGPATGYAPATAYDRGTGYARGTGYDHATGYDHSTGYGPSNPSGAVPPNGPSATATAADPRRRPWVTPLVSATLAAVVAAGVSFPIARSTVEDTSTAEEVPASFIVDGTGAGDTDIAEAMSISDVAAAVAPSVGLVSVTTRAGQGSGSAVVYGADGLLVTNNHVVADAVSVQVTLPSGETYDAQVVGTDPTTDVAVLRIDAVDLPTVPFATAEATVGETAVAIGSPFGLDGTVTTGIVSATNRTLGGQTGVLGDLIQTDASINPGNSGGALVNGQGELIGLNTAILSSSGTSSGVGFAVPVATVQNVADQILATGSAVHAALGVSGQTVDARTAELYDLDVDAGAVLATVEPGSAAAAAGLQPGDIVTAVDGESVDTIADLSVAIRAHQPGDVIQLDVVRDNVSTTVEATLGEATS; encoded by the coding sequence GTGTCCACCCTTCTCGACCCCGACCAGCAGCCCAGCCGCCCCGAGGCCCGCGACGCCGACGGCGGCTACCCGTTCTCCAGCCACCCCGGTGACCGGTGGGAGGCCCAGCCCGTCGAGCAGCCTGTCGCGCAGCCGACGTCCCCGTCCGCCCCGGCGTACGGTCCGCCGGCCGGCTACCCGACCGCCCCGACGTACGGGCCGGCGACCGGCTACGCCCCCGCCACCGCGTACGACCGCGGCACCGGGTACGCCCGCGGCACCGGGTACGACCACGCCACCGGCTACGACCACTCGACCGGATACGGCCCCTCCAACCCCAGCGGTGCGGTGCCGCCCAACGGACCGTCCGCCACCGCGACGGCCGCCGACCCCCGGCGACGACCGTGGGTGACCCCGCTGGTCTCGGCCACCCTCGCGGCCGTCGTCGCGGCTGGGGTGTCGTTCCCGATCGCCCGATCCACCGTCGAGGACACCTCCACGGCGGAGGAGGTGCCGGCGTCGTTCATCGTCGACGGCACCGGCGCCGGCGACACCGACATCGCCGAGGCCATGTCGATCAGCGACGTCGCGGCGGCCGTGGCCCCCTCCGTCGGCCTGGTCAGCGTGACCACGCGTGCCGGGCAGGGCTCCGGCTCGGCGGTCGTCTACGGCGCCGACGGCCTGCTGGTCACCAACAACCACGTGGTCGCCGACGCCGTTTCGGTCCAGGTGACCCTCCCCAGCGGTGAGACCTACGACGCCCAGGTCGTCGGCACCGACCCCACCACCGACGTGGCGGTCCTGCGCATCGACGCCGTCGACCTGCCGACCGTCCCGTTCGCCACGGCGGAGGCGACGGTCGGCGAGACCGCCGTCGCGATCGGCAGCCCGTTCGGCCTGGACGGCACCGTCACGACCGGCATCGTCTCGGCGACCAACCGGACCCTCGGCGGACAGACCGGCGTGCTGGGCGACCTGATCCAGACCGACGCGTCCATCAACCCGGGCAACTCCGGCGGCGCCCTGGTCAACGGGCAGGGCGAGCTGATCGGACTGAACACCGCGATCCTGTCCAGCTCGGGTACCTCCTCCGGGGTCGGGTTCGCCGTCCCGGTGGCCACGGTGCAGAACGTGGCCGACCAGATCCTCGCCACCGGCAGCGCCGTCCACGCGGCGCTGGGGGTGTCGGGCCAGACCGTCGATGCCCGCACCGCGGAGCTCTACGACCTCGACGTCGACGCCGGCGCGGTCCTTGCGACCGTCGAGCCGGGATCCGCAGCGGCGGCGGCCGGCCTGCAGCCCGGGGACATCGTCACCGCGGTCGACGGCGAGTCCGTCGACACGATCGCCGACCTGTCGGTGGCCATCCGCGCCCACCAGCCCGGCGACGTCATCCAGCTCGACGTCGTCCGGGACAACGTCAGCACCACGGTGGAGGCGACCCTCGGCGAGGCCACCAGCTGA
- a CDS encoding nuclear transport factor 2 family protein, with the protein MSPAASHPNLDVVNRVYEAMAAGDRQTLYDLHHPDVVLHVSGDGRHAGDYVGRDRVLGISGVADGGPDTTNDTVKVHDILWTPEHVVVLVHATVERDGDTLAQNIVQVIHTDDTQVTEIWEYLWDQQADKVFWSRH; encoded by the coding sequence ATGAGCCCAGCCGCGTCGCACCCGAACCTGGACGTCGTCAACCGCGTCTACGAGGCCATGGCCGCCGGAGACCGCCAGACCCTGTACGACCTGCACCATCCCGATGTCGTCCTGCACGTCTCCGGCGACGGTCGCCATGCCGGGGACTACGTGGGACGCGACCGGGTCCTCGGCATCAGCGGTGTCGCCGACGGCGGACCGGACACCACCAACGACACGGTGAAGGTCCACGACATCCTGTGGACCCCCGAACACGTCGTGGTGCTGGTCCATGCAACGGTCGAACGCGACGGCGACACCCTCGCGCAGAACATCGTGCAGGTCATCCACACCGACGACACCCAGGTCACCGAGATCTGGGAGTACCTCTGGGACCAGCAGGCCGACAAGGTGTTCTGGTCCCGCCACTGA
- a CDS encoding HNH endonuclease, with protein MTVVVDRRVDAVPDSWFGGRLAEVWLSEDEVAVYLADPRADSSRDVPPSVSTDDSGATGQRGSGGAGDWPGEPSGVSSWGGRIGEVWLAEEDVAVYLADPRADSSRVVPPSVSTDHGGSAGPRGSGAPGDGPGEPSGASWWGGRIGEVWLAEEDVADYLAEPPSEDDGGSAGGGTAAEGGGQASGCTFCRAAGDGGDPASGSASGVAAAVPAGGEGSAGPAVAGGPAVLVGEALGVLGRLNGWLARASAGEAGEGIGAAGGPVDVESVRLVVDGLAGVDAALTAARLRGIVAADQAALPTVDGAASLSAWIADRWGLTGSTAAREVRLAVGLIDEKTALDQLQAGVISRDHAAGLVAAAEKQAADHDAAARARAAEEDRAREERRRADEQAQADAASMAERMRLAREAAAREEQLARERAERAEQQAAANDAARKARQDALLQSAVQGASPDQVRTDANRMRAADAAALERAVAAQRARRSVTFRPDGITGQRVMRVVLTDADYELLQSGIEAAHTFDPPNTPEDDRRTAAQRRYDAFLDLVTAGVQAGELPTSRGTKPHVTVTIPLATLTGEAEVAGIGGFGTVISPETVRRLACDARLTRAIVDANGMPLDIGRTSRAWTTAQHTAAAQLFGGCAFPIADRSPCGRPIGWTDLHHVIWRRHDGPTDQDNGVSLCRHHHNAVHHDGWQLSFDLPTGTVTVQRTADGRTVTRTTRFPHDNPRRGLEQDSQSTAATSGPKRSDATTDDPGNDRGGPERPGPDRDDPGDGRLPI; from the coding sequence ATGACGGTGGTGGTGGACCGGCGGGTGGACGCCGTTCCGGACAGCTGGTTTGGTGGCCGGCTGGCGGAGGTGTGGTTGTCGGAGGACGAGGTCGCCGTCTACCTCGCCGATCCTCGGGCTGACTCGTCGCGCGACGTGCCGCCGTCGGTGTCTACGGACGACAGCGGGGCCACGGGACAGAGGGGCAGCGGTGGGGCTGGGGACTGGCCGGGCGAGCCGTCGGGGGTCAGCTCGTGGGGTGGTCGCATCGGGGAGGTGTGGCTGGCGGAGGAGGACGTCGCCGTCTACCTCGCCGATCCTCGGGCTGACTCGTCGCGCGTTGTGCCGCCGTCGGTGTCCACGGACCACGGCGGGTCCGCGGGGCCGAGGGGCAGCGGTGCGCCTGGGGACGGGCCGGGCGAGCCGTCAGGGGCCAGCTGGTGGGGTGGTCGCATTGGGGAGGTGTGGCTGGCGGAGGAGGACGTTGCCGACTACCTCGCCGAGCCCCCGTCGGAGGACGATGGCGGATCGGCTGGTGGTGGGACGGCGGCTGAGGGTGGAGGCCAGGCGTCGGGGTGCACATTCTGTAGGGCGGCTGGCGATGGTGGCGACCCGGCATCGGGGTCGGCGTCCGGCGTGGCGGCTGCGGTGCCGGCGGGTGGAGAAGGGTCGGCGGGTCCTGCGGTTGCTGGTGGTCCGGCGGTGTTAGTGGGTGAGGCGTTGGGGGTGCTCGGCCGGCTGAACGGGTGGTTGGCCCGGGCATCTGCGGGCGAGGCCGGGGAAGGGATTGGGGCTGCTGGCGGGCCGGTCGATGTGGAGTCGGTGCGGCTGGTGGTGGACGGGCTGGCCGGGGTCGATGCGGCGTTGACTGCGGCCAGGTTGCGGGGGATCGTTGCGGCGGATCAGGCGGCCCTGCCGACGGTGGACGGGGCGGCATCGCTGTCGGCGTGGATCGCGGATCGGTGGGGCCTGACCGGCAGCACAGCCGCGCGGGAGGTCCGGTTGGCGGTCGGGCTGATCGACGAGAAGACGGCGCTCGACCAGCTGCAGGCCGGGGTGATCTCACGGGACCATGCCGCCGGTCTGGTGGCGGCAGCGGAGAAGCAGGCCGCCGACCATGACGCCGCCGCCCGGGCCCGGGCTGCTGAGGAGGACCGTGCCCGCGAGGAACGCCGCCGTGCCGATGAGCAGGCGCAGGCAGACGCCGCGTCGATGGCCGAACGGATGCGGCTGGCCCGCGAGGCTGCTGCACGGGAGGAACAGCTCGCCCGCGAGCGGGCCGAGCGGGCCGAACAGCAAGCCGCAGCCAACGACGCAGCCCGCAAGGCCCGACAGGACGCCCTGCTCCAATCCGCAGTACAGGGGGCGTCACCGGATCAGGTCCGAACCGACGCCAACCGGATGCGCGCTGCCGATGCGGCAGCGCTGGAGCGGGCGGTCGCGGCCCAGCGGGCCCGCCGATCCGTCACCTTCCGACCCGATGGGATCACCGGGCAGCGGGTGATGCGGGTGGTGCTGACCGATGCCGACTACGAGCTGCTCCAGTCCGGCATCGAGGCCGCCCACACCTTCGACCCACCCAACACCCCCGAGGACGACCGACGAACGGCTGCGCAGCGGCGCTACGACGCCTTCCTCGACCTCGTGACCGCCGGCGTGCAGGCGGGAGAGCTGCCCACCTCGCGTGGCACCAAGCCCCACGTCACCGTCACCATCCCGCTCGCCACGTTGACGGGTGAGGCGGAGGTCGCCGGTATCGGCGGGTTCGGGACGGTGATCTCGCCAGAGACGGTTCGGCGGTTGGCGTGTGATGCCCGGTTGACCCGGGCGATCGTTGACGCCAACGGGATGCCGTTGGACATCGGTCGGACCAGCAGGGCGTGGACGACCGCGCAGCACACCGCGGCGGCGCAGCTGTTTGGTGGGTGTGCGTTTCCCATCGCGGATCGGTCGCCGTGTGGCCGGCCGATCGGCTGGACGGATCTGCATCACGTCATCTGGCGGCGTCACGACGGCCCCACCGACCAGGACAACGGAGTGTCGTTGTGCCGGCATCACCACAACGCCGTGCACCACGACGGCTGGCAGCTGTCCTTCGACCTGCCCACCGGCACCGTCACGGTGCAACGGACCGCAGACGGCCGCACGGTCACACGCACAACCAGATTTCCCCATGACAACCCCAGACGCGGCCTGGAACAGGACTCCCAGTCCACCGCGGCGACGTCCGGCCCCAAGCGCTCGGACGCCACGACGGACGACCCAGGCAACGACCGGGGTGGTCCCGAACGGCCTGGTCCTGATCGGGACGATCCCGGTGACGGGCGATTGCCGATCTGA
- a CDS encoding GNAT family N-acetyltransferase, translated as MINVPGLPDGLTARPPTLDDIDEVVALCRAEQVRSGVAAHTNAADFTSEWQRPSMDLDLDAVVVQEGPRIVGYADQSDGRAWVAVDPSAEGHGIGTALRRWTEANARHHGLPRIGQTLPRTATEAMSLLADAGWTARWDTWVFSIPLGPDLPPPHLPDGVVVRSIKRPDEERAAYDVVQAAFGEWPDRDSSQTFEDWRAENLDRDDADADLLLVAVEDDRVVGAALCLEDEDEGWVAELAVPREHRGRGLGRGLLESAFQRFAARGRLTAGLSTDSRTGARTLYEHVGMTVTEDWARWALDLD; from the coding sequence ATGATCAACGTTCCCGGCTTGCCCGACGGCCTGACCGCCCGCCCACCCACCCTCGACGACATCGACGAGGTGGTCGCCCTCTGCCGGGCCGAGCAGGTCCGGTCCGGCGTTGCGGCCCACACCAACGCCGCCGACTTCACCAGCGAGTGGCAACGCCCCTCCATGGACCTCGACCTCGACGCCGTCGTCGTGCAGGAGGGGCCACGGATCGTCGGGTATGCCGACCAGTCCGACGGACGTGCCTGGGTCGCGGTCGACCCGTCGGCCGAAGGGCACGGCATCGGCACGGCGTTGCGTCGCTGGACCGAGGCGAACGCCCGCCATCACGGCCTCCCGCGGATCGGCCAGACGTTGCCGCGAACGGCCACCGAGGCCATGTCGTTGCTCGCCGATGCGGGCTGGACCGCCCGTTGGGACACGTGGGTGTTCTCGATCCCGCTGGGCCCGGACCTGCCGCCCCCACACCTGCCCGACGGGGTGGTGGTCAGGTCGATCAAGCGGCCCGACGAGGAGCGCGCGGCGTACGACGTCGTCCAGGCGGCCTTCGGTGAGTGGCCGGACCGGGACAGCAGTCAGACCTTCGAGGACTGGCGAGCGGAGAACCTCGATCGCGACGATGCCGACGCGGACCTGCTGCTCGTCGCCGTCGAGGACGACCGGGTCGTCGGCGCCGCCCTGTGCCTGGAGGACGAGGACGAGGGATGGGTGGCCGAGCTGGCCGTGCCGCGGGAACACCGGGGTCGTGGTCTGGGCCGCGGCCTGCTGGAGTCGGCGTTCCAGCGCTTCGCCGCACGTGGCCGTCTGACCGCTGGGCTGTCGACGGACTCACGGACGGGGGCGCGGACCCTCTACGAGCACGTGGGCATGACCGTCACCGAGGACTGGGCACGCTGGGCGCTCGACCTCGACTGA